From the Candidatus Thorarchaeota archaeon genome, one window contains:
- a CDS encoding nitroreductase family protein: MDDNETLKTIRERRAIRDYDTARDVPDELIRRIIEAGGYAPSAENQQPWRVIVVRDPELRKFIGQIAVDRTVQLFGRATPRQELERRLSYIESKASLERTIEILITGQRFEYIKGEAKTNGAPVLLVLAVDQTHVGNSQPTLRGTGGVFGWSGPRHAVIAGAMMMQNMALAAASLGIGSCVSSVQLDHFDDVGAICQKLGIPFPHWVPILCLTLGYAKAERTLGPPRQPPEEIAFLNHWGKPFTVGRR, from the coding sequence TTGGACGATAATGAGACCCTGAAGACCATCAGAGAGAGGCGAGCCATTCGGGACTACGACACAGCACGGGATGTCCCGGACGAGCTGATTCGCAGAATCATTGAAGCCGGTGGGTATGCGCCCAGTGCAGAGAACCAGCAACCGTGGAGGGTCATCGTTGTGAGAGACCCCGAGCTACGAAAGTTCATTGGCCAGATTGCGGTTGACAGGACGGTACAGCTCTTTGGGAGGGCTACACCACGGCAGGAACTTGAGCGGCGTCTCAGCTACATCGAGTCGAAGGCGTCGTTGGAACGGACAATAGAAATACTGATCACGGGACAACGCTTCGAGTATATCAAGGGAGAAGCAAAGACCAACGGAGCCCCGGTCCTTCTTGTCCTGGCTGTCGACCAGACTCATGTGGGCAACTCACAGCCTACACTTCGCGGTACCGGTGGGGTCTTTGGCTGGTCCGGACCAAGACATGCTGTGATTGCGGGTGCAATGATGATGCAGAACATGGCATTGGCAGCTGCGTCACTTGGAATCGGCAGCTGCGTCTCATCAGTGCAGTTGGACCACTTCGACGATGTCGGAGCGATATGCCAGAAGCTAGGAATCCCATTCCCTCACTGGGTACCAATTCTGTGTCTGACACTTGGATATGCAAAGGCTGAACGGACCCTCGGTCCACCTAGGCAGCCACCCGAGGAGATTGCCTTCTTGAATCACTGGGGAAAACCGTTCACCGTAGGGAGGCGATAG